The Setaria viridis chromosome 9, Setaria_viridis_v4.0, whole genome shotgun sequence sequence aggAATTAAAGTACATAAGATTAGGTTAAGCCCCCCAACCTTAGCACAGAATATAACCAAACACAAAACACACACCAACTAAACAACACTGAAACTAATaccagaaaagaaaaaggaagactTGACCAGCACCTTATGGTGCATGGCACGGGCTTCTAAAATGGTTCAAGGAAATAGTCATTACTCTAGAACATACAAATGTAAAAAATGTTTGACACACCTGGAGAGCAGTAATCCATCAAAAGTCGAAGACTTATCCCCAGTTGTTCTAATACAACATCTTCCATTTACAATGCATACTTCCTAGAGAAAATTAACAGTTTTTAATTCATTGAGTATGATGTTTTCCTAGCAATAAGTGAGTTAAATGAAACAATACCGACAAGGAATCTTCATTATTAGCATTGCGCATCAACTTGTCCATAAGCTGATATAACTGCAAAAGTTAACAAGATGCAACTTTTAAGAATTAATCGACATCAACAGCATAGCTTGTAAAATGTTCCTTGTAGATGCAACTAGGGCAGAAATATGGACACTAAGCTAGAATGCCTTATTCAGTCCCGtaatatataaaataaaatcaagCTTTTAGTTGGTACTGAAGAAATATAGCTTTTAGGCAATTCGGTCAGGAAAAAAATAGTCCAGGAAGGATAACTTATACTTCATGCAGCACACAGCTGGCAAATGAGTAAGGCATTGCTGAAATAATAAACAAAAAGGATATCCAGAACCACTGACCCTACTCTCTAGGAGCTGTACTCGCTCTCGGTGCCTCCTTAGCTCAGGGCTCtggaaaaaaatatagaatTTCTTCGAGTTAGAAAAGCATAGTCCAGAGGAGCTCAATCACCAAGGCCTTAAAAATGGTGCGTAAAAAGTAACAGTTAGGAACTTAGGAGAAGCTATAAGGAAtctaagaaaagaaaagtataAAGACAACGCGTATCAGTTACAGTGAACAAATATACTTAGCAGATGCCTAGACCAACTAATGACAATAATATACTAAATAAAGCCACTTCAGTTCAAAATAGTTGTATAGTTATACTGCATCTTTTATACAGTGAAGGGTGAGTAAGCATGTATCAATGGCATCTTGATTAATGATAGGATGCAGCAGGACTTGATCACACAGAATTTTATGGCTGTCATTTTCATGCTTACCCCTTTATTGATTTAATCAACAGAATTTTGTGGTATTATTTGTATAAGACATTCATGAGTTTGCAAATGAAATGCTTATTGAACTAGTATAACATCActagaaaaagaaacagaagtaAAAATAAGGTGCAAGAACCAAACTGCAGTATCTTTTACAGAGCCGTCATCATCAACGATATCTTGTATGGATTTCACAAGTGACTTGTTAATGACAACTTCTAAAATCTGCAGCTCAGAACAAGAATTTTCAGCATACGAATGGTTGAATAATATAGGTGATGGAAAGATGCAAGATAGCAAAAGGTGAGATGTGCTTACTGTTTCTGTAAGAGTTGTTAATCGACTATGCGAGCCTTCATCCAGCTTCCTCGCAGCTTTAATATTTACTTGCAAGGATTCAACAAACAGCATCAGGCTAGCAACTGCCACTGCTTCCAGGCCTTTTATCACGGCACCTCCAGAGACACAATGTATTGCTGATTCTATCTACATTTCAACAGAAAAACAAGATTCAATAGTGTACTCACACACTTCCATAACTGGCATTTTGTGCCTAAGAATGTAAAGCAAAATGAAGTGCGAAGAACAGTGCTACTAAAATTCCATCAAAAGCAATTAAGATCGAGACCACAAACAGATTCAGAAACCGGTGCATATATTATCCATGCATGATTTGGTACTAAACTTTACTTCATGTAGGAATATCGCAGTAACAGCACTATGCTAGTTTTTTTAAAGTAAGCATGGAGTGCATCATCTAATATGGTGACAGAACAACATGGAGTGAACTTATGTCTGAACACATAAGGCTACAGAACTTAGCTAGGACGAAGGCAGGCATGGAGAAATGGAACTTAGGGAACaatttaatactccctccgtatcgaAATATTTGTAGTTGTTGACTTTTCCTTGCAAcgtttgaccattcgtcttattcaaaattttgttgCAAATATACGAAAAGATAAGTTATACTTAAAATATCTTTGATGATAAAGTAActtacaaacaaaataaatgatacttacataattttttgaataataCAAATGGTCAAACGTCGTAATAAAAAATCAAcagcgacaaatattttgatacagaGGTAGCAGTTAGTTAGTTCCACTGATTGCTAACTTGCTAAGGTTCCTAAGATGGTTTAGAAGCTGTACGGAATTTCCATAGTCAACAAATTCCGTGATAATACACTGCCAAACCGCAAAAAGAATTCAAGCATCCTGAGCCCTTACCGCAATGGTATCCAGCCCCGAGAAATCCATCGCCCCACCAGCGTTATCAAGCAGCCACACGGCCACCTCCGTCTCCTGGAGCAGCCTCTGGCTTTGCTCATAGctaacgtcctccacctccCACAGTTGTTTCTGCACCCACAAACCAAAACCACTCCACACCTGGCGTCAGAGACAAACCCCTTCGGTAGTACGCCGGCAATGGGACATGGCATCCTAGGGTATCGGAGCGCGATACCTTTGTGGCGTCGCGTCCGTGGGCGGTTCCGGCGAAGGAGGCGACGGCGTCGCAGACCTTGCCCCattcgaggaggcggaggctgcGGGCGGACGGCGAGAGCGAGgaggcagcgccggcggcgagggcgcggaggcggaggcggatgaGAGGGCGCGAGCGGAGTcggacggcgggggcgggcgtgGGGAGGAGAGGTGAGGTGAGCACGGTGATGGAGAGGCGAACCATCAGGAGGACCAGGGCAGGAGGCTGCAAGTGATGGACCGATGGTGAATGGTGTGATTTGGGGAAGGAAGCCAAGCGAGCGGGAGGACGGAGTTGCCCGCCGTTTTTGGATAGAGCCGGGGCGGATGAACGAAAGGCGTTTCCGCCTTCGGAGTAGTAACCCCGGAATTCGCAATAAATGCCCATGGATCGAATGATGATGGGCCAAATTGAACCGTGATGCGAATATGGGCCAAACTGGGTCGGGCTGGCCACTAGTAAATGCAACTCCATCctctccaaaaaaaatatattaagagcaactccaggTGGCCggtcctctcaaaaaaaaaaaaaactccaggTGGCCGGTAAACGGGTCCCACTCGCCATCTGTCGGTTCTCCTCTCAATCTTTGACTGGAGCCGACCGCAGGCCGCAGCAGCCCGCAGTGGTCCCCGTTTGTCTTCCTTCCCCCCCAACCATCGCGGCGACGCCGAGCGGCGAGAGCAACCATGgccacgcctccgccgccgaaaCGCCTTCACGGCCGCTCGCTGCTGGATCTGGACGACGACCTCATTCCtgagatcctcctccgcctcccgccgcacGACCCCGGGTGCCTCGTCCGCTGCTCGGCCGTCTGCAAGCCCTGGCGCCGCCTCCTCACCGACcacgccttcctccgccgctacCGCAAGTTCCACGGGGTGCCACCGATGCTGGGAGTCCTGTTCGATCTGGATCTCGATCTCCCCTGCAACTGCTTCGCCGCACGGTTCGTCCGCACCACCTCCTTCCGCCCCCGCGCCCTCGACCACGGCGGCTGCTACGTGCGCCTATGTCTATTCGTCGGAGGCCGCAACCTGGAGCGACGCCGCCTACGTCAAGCACCCCAATGGTCTCCCCGACATGGACATGGAGCCCTGCACTGCACGCTCGTTGGGAACAGGAACTACGGCCTCGCTGCAGAGAGCAAGACCATCGTGGAGTACGACTTGGGCCGCCGGAAAATTGCGTTCATCGACCGGCCGTCACCGTACAAGGGCCGCGGTGTCCTCATGCCGGCAATGGGCGGCGGTCTGGGGTTCGCCGGCGTGGTCCAGAGAGACCGGTCCTGACAGAACTGCGGCATGGACGCAGAGCAGAGTCTTGGAACTCAACACAATGCCCGGCCGTGTCCCCTGGAGGGAACCAACTACGATTGGCTTCGCGGAGGGCCTCGGCATCATCTTCCTCAAGACAGATGATGGCGTCTTCGCCATTGACCTCAAGTCAGGCCGAATCAAGCAGATGTCCAGCAGAAGAAGCATCTACTGTGTCATTCCTTACATGGGCTTCTATACTCCAGGTAATTTCTATAGCTCTGTACAGCTTTCTTGCTTAGGCTTAGTTGTGATTTTCAGCAGGTTGTCACATAAAAATGTGGATGGCTGGATGCTCAAGAGAATAGAGTTTATGAACTTAGAGGATATTGCTACCTAATATGCTCTAGTTACGCCCTAAATAACTTTAAGTTGGGTTCAACTCAAGAACTTGAAACTTTGTTGTTAATCCATTTTTTCTGTACTCTCATGTATAGATAATCCAAACCACATGCCACAAAAGAACCTAGTGACATTAATTTTTGAAGTTGCGTGACTCATTTATGTAATTATGTCTGAATCTTGAGCTATGGCATGGTTATCTTTTCAGATCATGCTATGGGTTGCCAGCACCATGAGAACGCCGGGATCCATCCATCACGTGATGAACATTCTGTTGCTGGCTTATGGCAGACCTTGTTTCCAGTTGAGTAGTTTAAGCAAGAAAAGATCTGGTGAGCTGGTGATCATTGGTGAAATACAGAAATAGTCGTCCTGTTGAATTCTTATGGATCATAGCCTGAAATCTGTGTCAAGTTAGCATTTCCATTTTTTAACAgattttatttttcatgcttGGAAAGGCATTCTGGAAAGATAGATGAATCCGGTCCTTTTCCCTGAAATTATCTGAACGTCTGTGGTTTAGCTTTATGATACAACTCCATGTATGAGGTTTTCCCCTGATATGCTTGTACGAGCTTTCTGATGTTTCGTGAGCAGTGAGCACACAACTTGTATCTGCGTTTATCAACAAATTGTCTAGCGCACAGCGCACGCTGCAAGTTACTTCCTAAAACTTATACTTCTATATCCTCAAGACGTTATCCTCCCCTTTTTTTCGGAAGACATATTTTGCCTCCCCTACTCATCCACATACATCATCACATATATATTTTAGACTCGGTTGGTCATTTCTGATGCTGAGTCTTCTTCCCCATGTATGTTGCTGGAAAACACATTGCTGCCAAAAACAAAACATGCATTCCTGGTGAAATGTAAGCTGCTGGCATGACCTTTAATTCTGAATTCAAAAGGTGaggaaaagatgcatacatccTACTGAAATAAGCCAGTTTGGTTTCAGACATACAGATCAATTTGGATATATAGGACATTCCAGCTGAAAACAAACTCCATAGATGCTTTACGTTCACACATTCTCCCTCTGTTCATTTATATATGACGTTGATCAGCTTAATTTTGAGCAAGCCGGCGTCATATATAAACGAACGGAGGTAGCATGAAGCTGATATAGAATCATACTCATGTACAATGAGCATACCGTACTGTTACAACAAGTGCGACTTAGGATGGCACAAACTGGGTGTAATATGTGGCTCGAATTAGGATGGCTCAAACTGGGGTGTGTGATTTTAGTACCCACATAGATTCATTTGAATCTGTCGGTAGGCACAAACCACCCAAATCCTCACGACGGCACGCGCTGAGGCGGCAGGTTTTTCGAACTGATCGAACGGTCGAACCCCCTCAAGTACCCAGCAGCGATGCGATTgccttcgtcgtcgtcctctcgCGCCTGCGCCTGCGAGCTTTGCTGCCCGGCTGCCCCCAACCGACGCCGCGAGAGCAAGCATGACCTCGCCTCCGCGCCTTCCACCGCCACGCCTCCGCAGCTCGCCGCCGGAGCTGGACGGCGACGTCATCGCcgagatcctcctccgcctcccgccgtaCAAGCCCGAGCTCCTCATCCGCTGCTCGTCCGTCTGCAAATCCTGGCGCCGCCTCCTCACCGAccccgccttcctccgccgctacCGCGTGTTCCACGGGGCGCCTCCTCCCATGCTTGGCGTCCTCTTCAACCTGGACCTCCACCGGAACTGGAGGCGCATCGTCGCGCGGTTCGTCCACCGGGCCTCCTCCTTCCGCCCCCGCGCCCTCGAGCACGACGGCTGCTGCGTGCGCGacgcccgccacggccgcgtcctcTTCCGCAACCCAGCATACGAGGAGAACGACCTCTTCGTATGGAACCCCATCACGGATGAGCGGTGGGAGCTTCCCCTGCCGGTGTCGGTGCTCTCGTACGCGGCCTGGAACGTGACGGTGCTCtgcgccgcggccgtgcgcgaaggcggcggcgactgcgACCACCTCGACTGCCACGGCGGGCCATTCCTCGTGACATTCGTGGgcaccgacgacgacggggtCACGTGCGGCCGCGTCTACTCGTCGGAGACCGCCGCCTGGAGCGACGCGGCCTACGCTGAGCATCCCGACGACCTCGCCGACATGGACACGAGGCCCTGCGCGCTCGTGGGGAACAGAGTCTACTGCCTCGCTGCAGGCAGTATGACGATCGTGGAGTACGATTTGGACCGCCGGAAACTCGCGTTCATCGACCCGCCCTCAGCGTATGAGGGTCACGGTGTGCTCATGCCGGCGATGGGCGGAGGAGGTCTGGGGTTCGCCGGCGTGCGGGGCTCCTGCCTCTACCTTTGGTCGAGAGAGGCTGGTCCAGACACAACCCCGGCATGGACGCAGAGCAGAGCATTGGAACTCAACACACTGCCTGGTGGGACCTCCTTGAACGAACCTACTACGGTTGGATTCGCCGAGGGCCTCGGCGTCATCTTCGTCAGGACAGATGCTGGCGTCTTCAGGATTAAGCTCAAGTCAGGCCGAGCAAAGAAGATGTCAAGCAGAAGCAGCATCGACGCTGTCATTCCTTACATGAGCTTCTACACTCCAGGTGATTTTTAGTAACCCTGCGCGGTGTTCTTTGCTTTAGTTGTGATTTCAGCAGTTTGTCGCATAAAAATGTGGATGGATTGATGCGCAAGGGGATCGAGTTTATGAACTTAGCGATATTTTTGCTGTCTAATATGCTCTAAGTCAATCCCTGACTGTTTTTTGTTGGGTCCAACTCGAATGTTAATTCTTGGAAGTGGCTAGATACAGTATCCTGTACCAAAAGAGCCCAGTGACATTAATTTTTGAAATGCCGTGAGTCATCTGTCTGAATCTTGAGCTATGGCATGATTACAACTTACAAGGTTTATCAATTGCATCTTTTCAGATCATGCTACGGGCTGATCACCAGCGCCACGAGAACACCGGAATCCATCTGTCTTTGGCTCATGGCAGATCTGATGCTTTAAATGCTTTGTTTTCAGTTGAGCAGTTTAAGCAAGAAAGTTGTCGGTGAATGGATGGATCATGGCCTGAAATCTGTGTCAGGTTGACATTTCCGATGTTTTCCCCTTAGATGTTCTTTTCATGCCTGGCATGGCAACCTGTAATTGATAGATAAATCTGTTCCTTTTTCCTGATTACTGAACATCTGTGGTTTAGCTTCAGTACACAGCTTCATGATTGTTAAGTGAATGTGTAGTCATCGTGGCTTGAGTGACGTTTTCTGAAACATGTCCCGTATCTTTGGACTTATTTTCTGATGCTGAATCCTGCCATTTTCTTTTGACTCATCTGCTGGAACATACACTGCATGCACACAAATATATCGTTGGAATGCTCTTTGGTTAAGAAAGCCAGCAAAATGAATTCTGGAGCACGCATGCTGCTGAAATACGACAGTTTGATCACACTGCTACTGAAGCAAGGACGGGACATTGCAGCTGAATGAAAACCAATTCACATACACGAAAGTCTCAGGCAATTGTTCGCACGCATATGAAACTGAAGCAACACACTCAGCCAGTTGCGGTAGAACTGATTCACGTATTTGACCAGCAATCAAACTGATATCGTTTACTCACGTCAAAGAGAAAACGATATGCAGAAGGGTGCATCCTACAGTACTGAATAAAACACACTGCTTTCAGAATCCTGAACCTGAAATTCTCAGGCTAACCGACAAGAGGATTGTACTATGCTGAAAAAAGTCAATTTCTACTAGGGCAAATTGCATATAAGTTGCCACTAGTTTGACCAGGAATTTGTATTTGCCATTAAAAATCCCTAATTGCAAAATTGCCATTGGAATTCCCTTACAGTAGATCCTTTTGCCATCCCTTTAAGGTTCTGTTGGATAATTTATCAATTGGGTGCAAAACACAAATCAGAATATATATTTGAAAAAGACCATGTGGATGAGGAACCATTTAGTTCACCCTGCCAAAAGTGTTGATCCAAGAAACAAACACGCAAGAGGCGCCAAATCAAACAATGTTGTTGATCCATCTAT is a genomic window containing:
- the LOC117840577 gene encoding uncharacterized protein encodes the protein MTSPPRLPPPRLRSSPPELDGDVIAEILLRLPPYKPELLIRCSSVCKSWRRLLTDPAFLRRYRVFHGAPPPMLGVLFNLDLHRNWRRIVARFVHRASSFRPRALEHDGCCVRDARHGRVLFRNPAYEENDLFVWNPITDERWELPLPVSVLSYAAWNVTVLCAAAVREGGGDCDHLDCHGGPFLVTFVGTDDDGVTCGRVYSSETAAWSDAAYAEHPDDLADMDTRPCALVGNRVYCLAAGSMTIVEYDLDRRKLAFIDPPSAYEGHGVLMPAMGGGGLGFAGVRGSCLYLWSREAGPDTTPAWTQSRALELNTLPGGTSLNEPTTVGFAEGLGVIFVRTDAGVFRIKLKSGRAKKMSSRSSIDAVIPYMSFYTPDHATG